One part of the Pseudopipra pipra isolate bDixPip1 chromosome 3, bDixPip1.hap1, whole genome shotgun sequence genome encodes these proteins:
- the LOC135412217 gene encoding opsin-5-like: MMEEQYISKLHPVVDYGAGVFLLIIAILTILGNSAVLATAAKRSSLLKSPELLTVNLAVADIGMAISMYPLAIASAWNHAWLGGDASCIYYALMGFLFGVCSMMTLCAMAVIRFLITNSSKSNSNKITKNTIFILIAFIWLYSLLWAILPLVGWGYYGPEPFGISCTIAWSKFHNSSNGFSFILSMFLLCTVLPALTIVACYLGIAWKVHKAYQEIQNIDRIPNAAKLEKKLTLMAVLISVGFLSSWTPYAAASFWSIFNSSTSLQPIVTLLPCLFAKSSTAYNPFIYYIFSKTFRCEIKKLQCCCGWRVRYFSSDNSAENPVSMMWSGRDNVRLSSAVKLENPGAAAR, encoded by the exons ATGATGGAGGAGCAGTACATTTCCAAACTCCACCCGGTAGTGGATTATGGAGCTGGGGTCTTTCTTCTGATCATAG CCATCCTGACAATCCTTGGAAATTCAGCTGTCCTTGCTACAGCTGCAAAACGCTCTTCCCTCCTGAAGTCACCGGAGTTGCTCACAGTGAACCTGGCAGTGGCAGACATTGGGATGGCCATCAGTATGTACCCGCTGGCCATCGCCTCCGCCTGGAACCACGCCTGGCTGGGAGGAGATGCCTCCTGCATTTACTATGCCCTTATGGGCTTCCTGTTTGGAGTCTGCAGCATGATGACCTTGTGTGCCATGGCTGTGATCCGGTTCCTCATCACCAACTCATCCAAATCCAACA GTAACAAAATCACCAAGAACACCATCTTCATCTTGATTGCTTTCATCTGGCTCTACTCCTTGCTCTGGGCCATCCTGCCCTTGGTAGGCTGGGGCTACTATGGCCCTGAGCCCTTTGGCATCTCTTGTACAATAGCCTGGAGCAAGTTCCACAACTCCTCCAATGGCTTTTCATTCATCCTGAGCATGTTCCTCCTGTGCACAGTCCTGCCTGCGCTGACCATCGTTGCCTGTTACTTGGGAATTGCCTGGAAGGTTCATAAGGCCTACCAAGAAATCCAAAATATTGACAGGATCCCTAATGCAGCCAAACTGGAGAAGAAGCTGACACTG ATGGCCGTGCTCATCTCTGTGGGGTTCCTGAGCTCCTGGACCCCGTATGCGGCCGCCAGCTTCTGGTCCATCTTCaactccagcacctccctgcagcccatcgTGAcgctgctgccctgcctgttCGCCAAGTCCTCCACAGCCTACAACCCTTTCATTTACTACATCTTCAGCAAAACCTTCCGCTGTGAGATTAAAAAGTTGCAGTGTTGCTGTGGCTGGCGAGTCCGTTACTTCAGCTCCGACAACTCCGCGGAGAATCCCGTGTCCATGATGTGGAGTGGGAGGGACAACGTCCGTCTCTCCTCGGCGGTCAAGCTGGAGAACCCGGGAGCTGCAGCTCGTTGA